Proteins encoded within one genomic window of Flavobacteriales bacterium:
- a CDS encoding SPFH domain-containing protein: MNSFIIFSVLAVVLLPLIFFIVKQQTSAVIERFGKFTSIRHSGLQLKIPVIDRIAGKLSLKIQQLDVVVETKTKDDVFVKLKVSVQFQVIKDKVYEAFYKLDYPHDQITSYVFDVIRAEVPKMKLDDVFEKKNDIAIAVKSELNDAMIEYGYDIIKTLVTDIDPDAQVKNAMNRINAAEREKVAAQYEGDAARILIVEKAKAEAESKRLQGQGIADQRREIARGLEESVEVLNKVGINSQEASALIVVTQHYDTLQAVGADTNSNLILLPNSPQAGSDMLNNMVASFTASNQIGEAMKKQEEKKNNNPKSEE, translated from the coding sequence ATGAACTCATTTATTATTTTCTCTGTACTTGCGGTTGTATTACTTCCGCTAATTTTCTTTATTGTAAAACAACAAACTTCAGCTGTTATTGAACGTTTTGGTAAATTCACTTCTATTCGTCATTCGGGTTTACAATTAAAAATACCTGTTATTGATAGAATTGCGGGTAAGCTAAGTTTAAAGATTCAGCAATTGGATGTAGTTGTTGAAACTAAGACTAAAGACGATGTATTTGTTAAACTGAAAGTTTCGGTTCAATTTCAGGTTATAAAAGATAAAGTCTATGAAGCTTTTTACAAGCTCGATTATCCTCATGATCAAATTACCTCTTATGTATTTGATGTTATTCGTGCTGAAGTACCAAAGATGAAGTTAGATGATGTTTTTGAAAAGAAAAACGATATTGCTATTGCCGTTAAGTCTGAACTAAATGATGCTATGATTGAATACGGTTACGACATCATCAAGACGCTAGTTACTGATATTGATCCTGATGCTCAAGTAAAAAATGCGATGAATCGTATCAATGCTGCCGAAAGAGAAAAGGTAGCGGCTCAATATGAAGGTGATGCAGCTCGTATTTTGATTGTTGAAAAGGCTAAGGCAGAGGCAGAAAGTAAGCGTTTGCAGGGGCAGGGTATTGCTGATCAAAGACGAGAAATTGCCAGAGGTTTGGAAGAATCTGTAGAAGTTCTTAATAAAGTGGGAATCAATTCTCAAGAGGCTTCGGCACTAATTGTAGTAACCCAACACTATGATACTTTACAGGCAGTGGGAGCAGATACTAATAGTAATTTGATTTTACTTCCTAATTCTCCTCAAGCAGGTTCGGATATGCTTAATAATATGGTGGCTTCATTTACGGCAAGTAATCAGATTGGTGAAGCGATGAAGAAGCAAGAGGAGAAGAAAAACAATAATCCTAAGTCTGAAGAGTAA
- a CDS encoding metallophosphatase yields MTTRRKFVKNILFGSTLVGLSPLRAFASDRELVKISILHTNDMHSNIEPFTSGRNKGLGGMQQLSSMIKKIRNEESNILLLDAGDVFQGTPYFNLFGGELEFKLMSEMGYDAITLGNHDFDNGIDGLVKQMKHANFSFISSNYDFTDTELEGKVLPHQIFKKEGIKIGIFGIGIELDGLVDASLCEGVKYIDPVSIANAKAKYLKTKEHCDIVVCLSHLGFKYKSEKISDIKLAEQTSNIDLIIGGHTHSFLNKPVIIKNKNQNDVLISQVGFGAIKLGKIDFYFNKKNLSITNSIHTFKAASIDVFS; encoded by the coding sequence ATGACAACTAGAAGAAAATTTGTAAAAAACATACTCTTTGGAAGTACACTAGTTGGACTGTCGCCTTTAAGAGCTTTCGCATCTGACAGAGAATTAGTGAAAATAAGTATACTTCATACAAACGACATGCACAGCAACATTGAGCCCTTTACTTCTGGAAGAAATAAAGGCTTAGGTGGTATGCAGCAACTATCGTCAATGATTAAAAAAATACGGAATGAAGAAAGCAATATTCTACTACTTGATGCTGGTGATGTTTTTCAAGGAACCCCCTACTTCAATTTATTTGGCGGCGAATTAGAGTTTAAATTAATGAGTGAAATGGGTTACGATGCCATCACTTTAGGTAATCACGATTTCGATAATGGTATTGACGGATTGGTTAAACAAATGAAGCATGCCAATTTTTCTTTCATATCGTCTAACTATGATTTTACGGATACTGAATTAGAAGGGAAAGTATTACCCCATCAAATATTTAAAAAAGAAGGAATAAAAATTGGAATATTTGGCATTGGTATTGAACTTGACGGACTTGTTGATGCTAGCCTTTGTGAAGGCGTAAAGTACATTGACCCAGTAAGTATTGCCAATGCTAAAGCGAAATACTTAAAAACTAAAGAACACTGCGATATAGTCGTTTGTCTTTCACACTTAGGATTCAAGTATAAGTCTGAAAAAATAAGCGATATCAAGTTAGCAGAGCAAACATCTAATATTGATTTAATCATTGGTGGACACACTCATTCCTTTCTAAATAAACCAGTAATTATCAAAAATAAGAACCAAAATGACGTGCTTATTAGTCAGGTTGGCTTTGGTGCAATAAAACTGGGAAAAATTGATTTTTATTTTAACAAAAAAAACTTGTCAATTACCAATTCAATTCATACTTTTAAAGCTGCTTCCATTGATGTGTTTTCATAA
- the ettA gene encoding energy-dependent translational throttle protein EttA, which produces MMSDQQIIFSMNRVSKTFPSNNKQVLKDIHLSFFYGAKIGIIGLNGSGKSTLLKIIAGIDKSFQGDVHFSKDHSIGYLAQEPEMDETKTVIEIVKEGMQEAVDLIAEYNDINNQFGLPEVYENPDKMEKLMAKQGELQDQIDAVGAWDLETKLNIAMDALRCPESDKSISVLSGGEKRRVALCRLLLKEPDILLLDEPTNHLDAESVHWLEQHLQQYKGTVIAITHDRYFLDNVAGWILELDRGEGIPWKGNYSSWLDQKSKRLAQEEKQASKRRKTLERELEWVRMSPKGRQSKSKARLSNYDKLLSEENKQQEEKIELYIPAGPRLGTNVIEASSVSKAFGDKLLYEDLNFKLPPAGIVGIVGPNGAGKTTLFRMIMGKEEADSGSFSIGETVKVSYVDQQHADIDPEKTIWEQVTGGNELLEVAGKKINSRSYVAKFNFQGSDQNKKVGVLSGGERNRLHLAMTLREEGNVLLLDEPTNDLDVNTLRALEEGLENFGGCAVIISHDRWFLDRVCTHILAFEGNSQVYFFEGGYSDYEENRKKRLGDVGPTRIRYKKLVR; this is translated from the coding sequence ATTATGTCCGATCAGCAAATAATTTTCTCAATGAATAGGGTAAGTAAGACTTTCCCTTCTAACAATAAACAAGTTTTAAAAGATATACACCTATCGTTTTTCTACGGTGCAAAAATTGGAATTATCGGTCTTAATGGTTCTGGTAAATCTACACTTTTGAAAATTATCGCAGGTATAGATAAATCCTTTCAAGGGGATGTTCATTTCTCTAAAGACCATAGCATTGGCTATTTGGCTCAAGAGCCTGAAATGGATGAAACGAAAACTGTCATTGAAATTGTAAAGGAAGGAATGCAAGAGGCTGTTGATCTTATTGCTGAATACAACGACATAAACAATCAGTTCGGATTGCCAGAAGTGTATGAGAATCCTGATAAGATGGAGAAGCTTATGGCAAAGCAAGGGGAATTGCAAGACCAAATTGATGCTGTAGGAGCTTGGGACTTAGAAACAAAGTTGAATATAGCTATGGACGCCCTAAGGTGTCCTGAAAGTGATAAGTCCATCTCTGTATTATCTGGAGGAGAAAAAAGACGAGTAGCCCTTTGCCGTTTGCTCTTAAAAGAGCCGGACATTTTACTACTCGATGAGCCTACCAACCACTTGGATGCCGAATCGGTGCATTGGTTAGAGCAGCATCTACAACAATATAAAGGTACGGTAATAGCCATTACTCACGATAGGTATTTCTTAGATAATGTAGCCGGTTGGATATTGGAATTGGATAGAGGAGAAGGCATTCCATGGAAAGGGAATTATTCCTCTTGGTTGGACCAAAAATCGAAGCGATTGGCACAAGAAGAAAAACAAGCCAGTAAACGTCGCAAAACCTTAGAAAGAGAGTTGGAATGGGTGAGAATGAGTCCCAAAGGAAGACAATCTAAATCTAAAGCTCGTTTAAGCAATTACGATAAGTTGCTAAGTGAAGAAAATAAGCAACAAGAAGAAAAAATAGAATTATACATTCCTGCAGGCCCTCGTTTAGGTACAAATGTTATAGAAGCAAGCTCGGTTTCTAAAGCCTTTGGCGATAAACTTCTGTATGAAGACCTAAACTTCAAGTTACCTCCTGCAGGTATCGTTGGAATAGTTGGTCCTAACGGTGCTGGTAAAACCACCTTATTCCGAATGATAATGGGTAAAGAAGAAGCCGATTCAGGTTCTTTTTCAATTGGTGAAACAGTAAAAGTATCTTATGTTGACCAACAACACGCTGATATTGACCCTGAAAAAACCATATGGGAACAAGTGACTGGTGGTAACGAATTATTAGAAGTAGCTGGCAAAAAAATAAACTCACGTTCGTATGTAGCTAAATTTAATTTTCAAGGCTCTGACCAAAATAAAAAAGTTGGTGTATTGTCAGGTGGTGAGCGAAACCGTTTGCACCTTGCCATGACCTTAAGAGAAGAGGGTAATGTATTACTTCTCGATGAACCTACTAACGACCTTGATGTCAATACTTTACGAGCATTAGAGGAAGGGCTTGAAAACTTCGGAGGTTGTGCTGTAATTATCTCACACGACCGTTGGTTCTTGGATAGAGTATGTACTCATATTCTAGCCTTTGAAGGCAATTCTCAGGTCTATTTCTTTGAGGGTGGTTATTCGGACTATGAAGAAAATCGTAAAAAACGATTAGGTGATGTGGGTCCTACACGAATTCGATACAAGAAGTTGGTACGTTAA
- a CDS encoding low molecular weight phosphotyrosine protein phosphatase, translating into MKILFVCLGNICRSPLAEGILRKLSPELEIDSAGTSNFHIGSQPDYRMIETAKQYDIDISGLAARQFTKKDFDYFDRIIVMDAANYRNVIRLAKDDNDKCKVKFALEENKDVPDPYFGGKEGFEKVYQLLFNACQQILNSIEKR; encoded by the coding sequence ATGAAAATACTGTTTGTTTGCTTAGGAAATATATGCCGTTCCCCTTTAGCTGAAGGCATCCTTAGGAAATTATCCCCAGAACTAGAAATAGATTCAGCCGGCACAAGTAACTTTCATATTGGCAGTCAGCCTGATTATAGAATGATAGAAACTGCCAAACAGTATGATATTGATATTTCAGGATTAGCTGCAAGACAATTCACCAAAAAAGATTTTGACTATTTTGATAGGATAATTGTAATGGATGCTGCTAATTACAGGAACGTTATTCGATTGGCTAAAGATGATAATGATAAATGCAAAGTTAAATTTGCATTAGAAGAAAATAAAGATGTTCCTGACCCCTATTTTGGAGGTAAAGAAGGTTTTGAAAAGGTATATCAATTACTTTTTAATGCTTGCCAACAAATTTTAAATTCAATTGAAAAAAGGTAA
- a CDS encoding 5'-nucleotidase C-terminal domain-containing protein, producing MQFIYLLLALALLNQPSFEYNSMDRNVFDVQSVIDSSMHYTILPYKQQLDSLMNVVLCYAATDLGKGKPESLLGNWTSDACLDIAQEMTDDFDIDISFFNTGGLRSSLAQGNITKRDIYKLMPFENELVVLELNKEEFMSLKSYFTYTEGQPIAFSDNFSIEDSVFQVLTTDYLANGGDKMSFFNNKEQHKVGVKMRDALIEYCLKNDTISSSFDSRHLILFNDN from the coding sequence ATGCAGTTCATTTACCTACTTCTTGCTTTAGCATTACTCAATCAGCCTTCTTTTGAATACAATTCAATGGATCGAAACGTATTTGATGTACAATCCGTTATAGATAGCTCTATGCACTACACCATATTGCCTTACAAGCAACAGCTTGACTCTCTTATGAATGTGGTATTGTGTTATGCAGCAACAGATTTAGGAAAAGGAAAACCAGAAAGTTTGCTTGGAAATTGGACGTCTGACGCTTGCTTAGATATAGCTCAAGAAATGACTGACGATTTTGATATAGACATTTCTTTTTTCAATACTGGTGGTCTAAGGAGTTCATTAGCTCAGGGAAATATTACAAAACGAGATATTTATAAGCTTATGCCTTTTGAAAATGAACTTGTTGTTTTAGAACTTAATAAAGAAGAATTTATGTCTTTAAAGAGTTATTTTACTTATACCGAAGGTCAGCCCATTGCATTTTCTGATAACTTCTCAATTGAAGACTCTGTTTTTCAGGTCCTCACAACCGATTATTTAGCAAATGGTGGAGATAAGATGAGTTTTTTTAATAACAAAGAGCAACATAAAGTAGGCGTGAAAATGCGAGATGCACTAATAGAATACTGCCTAAAAAACGATACAATTTCATCATCTTTTGATTCAAGACATTTAATATTATTCAATGACAACTAG
- the dnaA gene encoding chromosomal replication initiator protein DnaA, with product MVEEKVFEIVWRNCLSIIKDNVSPQSYKTWFEPIKAIRLKSSILTIQVPSQFFYEWLEQHYIDLLKKTVRKELGEDGKLEYSIVMDNNYNTKPYMTKVPSSGRGNLKNTPIHMPININETSIRNPFVIPGLKKIQVDPQLNANFSFNTFVEGDCNRLARSAGYAVAQKPGGTSFNPLLIYGNGGLGKTHLANAIGIEVKNLFPEKTVLYVSADKFQTQFVDSIMDNKKNDFIHFYQSIDVLIIDDVQFFAGKEKTQDAFFHIFNHLHQNGKQIILTSDKAPVDMQGVEQRLLSRFKWGLSADLQSPDLETRIAILKKKLYNDGIEMPYEVVEYIAYSITTNVRELEGALISLLAQSSLNKKNITIDLAKEMLDKFVKNTAREISIDYIQKVVCDYFDIPIELMKSKTRKREIVQARQLAMYFSKQLTKNSLANIGIHCGNKDHATVLHACKTVNNLIDTDKQFRAFVNDIEKKLTLN from the coding sequence ATGGTAGAAGAAAAAGTTTTCGAGATTGTATGGAGAAATTGTTTAAGTATAATAAAAGATAATGTTAGCCCACAGTCATATAAAACTTGGTTTGAACCCATAAAAGCTATTCGTTTAAAGTCTAGCATCCTTACTATTCAAGTACCTTCTCAGTTCTTCTATGAGTGGCTTGAACAACATTACATTGACTTGCTAAAGAAAACCGTAAGAAAAGAATTAGGTGAAGACGGTAAATTAGAATACAGTATAGTTATGGACAATAACTATAACACCAAACCTTATATGACTAAAGTTCCTAGCTCAGGAAGAGGTAACCTTAAGAATACACCTATTCATATGCCTATTAACATTAATGAGACTTCAATACGAAATCCATTTGTTATTCCAGGCCTAAAGAAAATACAAGTTGATCCACAGCTTAATGCAAACTTCTCTTTTAACACTTTTGTTGAAGGAGATTGCAACAGACTAGCACGTTCAGCTGGCTATGCAGTAGCTCAAAAACCTGGTGGAACATCCTTTAACCCATTATTAATTTATGGGAACGGTGGATTAGGAAAAACACACCTTGCCAATGCAATTGGAATTGAAGTAAAGAATCTATTTCCAGAAAAGACCGTTTTATATGTCTCAGCCGACAAATTTCAAACACAATTTGTTGACTCCATAATGGATAACAAGAAGAATGACTTTATTCATTTCTACCAATCAATAGATGTATTAATTATTGATGATGTTCAGTTTTTTGCTGGAAAAGAAAAAACTCAAGATGCTTTCTTCCACATTTTCAATCACTTGCACCAAAACGGCAAACAGATAATTCTAACTTCTGACAAAGCACCTGTAGATATGCAAGGCGTAGAACAGCGATTACTTTCTCGATTCAAATGGGGTTTATCTGCCGATTTGCAATCGCCAGATTTAGAAACACGTATTGCTATTCTCAAGAAAAAATTATACAACGATGGTATTGAAATGCCATACGAAGTTGTAGAATATATCGCCTACTCTATCACTACTAACGTTAGAGAATTAGAAGGCGCATTAATTTCACTTTTAGCTCAATCTTCTCTAAACAAGAAAAATATTACTATTGATTTAGCTAAAGAAATGTTAGATAAATTTGTCAAAAATACGGCAAGAGAAATATCTATCGATTACATACAAAAAGTAGTGTGTGATTATTTCGACATCCCAATTGAATTAATGAAATCCAAAACAAGAAAACGAGAAATTGTACAAGCCAGACAATTGGCCATGTATTTCTCTAAACAGCTAACCAAAAACTCTCTTGCGAATATTGGAATACATTGTGGAAATAAAGATCATGCCACTGTTCTACATGCTTGCAAAACCGTCAATAATCTAATTGATACGGACAAACAATTCAGAGCATTTGTTAACGACATTGAAAAAAAGTTAACACTTAACTAA
- a CDS encoding peroxiredoxin, whose product MVLVGKKAPKFSTKAVVNGGKIVDGFSLEQFIGKKHVLFFFYPKDFTFVCPSELHAFQAKLNEFQAKGVEVVACSTDTPESHWGWLQVDKNNGGIKGITYPIVADVAKTVAVNFGVLAGDYFINENDELEAEGPMTAYRGLFLIDKEGVVQHQIVNNFPLGRNVDEALRMVDALQHFEEEGEVCPANWSKGKDAMKESFSGVADYLSKH is encoded by the coding sequence ATGGTATTAGTAGGAAAAAAAGCCCCTAAATTCAGCACTAAAGCTGTCGTAAATGGTGGTAAAATCGTTGACGGTTTCTCACTAGAACAATTCATCGGTAAGAAGCACGTGTTATTTTTCTTCTACCCTAAAGATTTTACCTTTGTTTGCCCATCAGAGCTTCACGCTTTTCAGGCTAAACTTAACGAATTCCAAGCTAAAGGCGTAGAAGTCGTTGCATGTTCTACAGACACTCCAGAAAGTCACTGGGGATGGTTACAAGTAGATAAAAACAACGGTGGTATTAAAGGTATTACCTACCCTATCGTTGCTGATGTTGCTAAAACAGTTGCTGTAAACTTCGGTGTATTGGCAGGTGACTATTTCATCAATGAAAACGATGAGTTAGAAGCTGAAGGCCCAATGACTGCTTACAGAGGATTATTCCTTATCGACAAAGAAGGTGTAGTACAACACCAAATCGTAAATAACTTTCCATTAGGAAGAAATGTAGATGAAGCTCTAAGAATGGTAGATGCTTTACAACATTTTGAAGAAGAAGGTGAGGTTTGTCCGGCTAACTGGTCTAAAGGAAAAGACGCTATGAAAGAAAGTTTCTCAGGTGTTGCCGATTACCTTTCAAAGCACTAA
- a CDS encoding SRPBCC domain-containing protein: MLYELEYPIHSSIKILYERLSTLSGLSEWFADDVNVSRDGIYTFTWEGSSQDAVLISKKKGEHIRFRWLDSEEDEYFEFRIQIDELTSDVSLIVSDFADDEDDKEDATNLWDTQIDNLKHLIGS; the protein is encoded by the coding sequence ATGTTATACGAATTAGAATACCCCATACATTCATCCATAAAAATCCTATATGAAAGACTTAGCACCTTAAGTGGTTTGTCAGAATGGTTTGCCGATGACGTTAATGTTAGTAGAGATGGTATCTATACATTTACATGGGAAGGAAGCTCACAAGATGCAGTATTAATTAGTAAGAAAAAGGGAGAACACATTCGATTCAGATGGTTAGACTCTGAGGAAGATGAGTATTTTGAATTTAGAATTCAAATTGATGAACTTACAAGTGATGTGTCGCTTATTGTTTCTGATTTTGCCGATGATGAAGACGATAAAGAAGATGCTACCAACTTATGGGATACTCAAATTGACAATTTAAAACACTTAATAGGATCATAA
- a CDS encoding LptF/LptG family permease, protein MKKLHLFIVKSFIGPFIFTFLLAIFLLLMQFLWKYIDDLVGKGLEMMVITKLLFYAAARFVPMALPISVLLSSIMTFGNIAEKNELMAIRSAGVSLRKCMTPLFALVIFIASFSFLFSNYYMPYANLKAGSLLYDIRKQKPALNIKEGMFYNELSGYSIKIDKKLENGTDLEGIMIYDHKSEKGNDKVIVAEKGKMYLAENEQYFVIALENGYSYNELDLKKENKPFQRASFKEDILRFDLSDFGMKRSSEDLYRNHYAMMNNKQLLNAIDSINHNMNLKSAAFSHQITEKNNVEFESLALGYKSNLPNSPTYTTKVNSNAISSVKYLQSLLTSHIRDYKYSTEIAIKHKVEWHRKITLAIACIIFFLIGAPLGAIIRKGGFGMPVIISVGFFITYHIISVTSEKMVKEAEIAVLQGMWSANIILLPIGIYLIYKANSDSHLFSFPKFRFLKRS, encoded by the coding sequence ATGAAAAAGCTACACCTTTTCATTGTTAAATCCTTCATAGGTCCTTTTATATTCACCTTTTTACTGGCTATTTTTTTATTATTGATGCAATTTCTTTGGAAATACATTGATGATTTGGTTGGTAAAGGATTGGAAATGATGGTCATTACCAAACTTCTTTTCTACGCTGCTGCTCGATTCGTTCCTATGGCATTGCCAATATCCGTATTGCTTTCATCAATTATGACTTTTGGTAATATTGCCGAGAAAAATGAGCTGATGGCTATAAGGTCTGCTGGAGTATCATTAAGAAAATGCATGACTCCCCTATTTGCTCTAGTAATTTTTATAGCTTCTTTTTCCTTTTTATTTTCAAATTATTATATGCCTTATGCTAATCTGAAGGCAGGCTCATTATTATACGACATAAGAAAACAAAAACCTGCGCTGAATATCAAAGAAGGTATGTTCTATAACGAACTAAGTGGATATAGTATTAAAATTGATAAGAAGCTAGAAAATGGTACCGATTTGGAAGGTATAATGATTTATGACCATAAGTCTGAAAAAGGTAATGATAAGGTTATTGTAGCTGAAAAGGGCAAAATGTACCTTGCCGAAAATGAACAGTACTTTGTCATTGCATTGGAAAATGGATATAGCTATAATGAACTGGACTTAAAAAAGGAGAATAAACCCTTTCAAAGAGCCTCTTTCAAAGAAGATATTTTACGTTTTGATTTATCTGATTTTGGTATGAAAAGAAGTAGTGAAGACTTATACCGCAATCACTATGCTATGATGAATAACAAACAACTTCTGAATGCTATTGATTCTATTAATCATAATATGAACTTAAAATCAGCGGCTTTCAGTCATCAAATCACTGAAAAAAACAATGTTGAATTTGAATCTTTAGCGTTAGGTTATAAATCCAATCTTCCTAATTCTCCGACTTATACCACCAAGGTAAATTCAAACGCCATAAGCTCTGTGAAATACCTTCAGTCATTACTGACAAGTCATATAAGAGATTATAAATATTCTACCGAAATTGCTATTAAACATAAGGTGGAATGGCATCGAAAAATTACTCTAGCGATAGCATGTATTATTTTCTTTTTAATTGGCGCCCCTCTTGGTGCTATTATCCGAAAAGGTGGCTTCGGAATGCCAGTAATTATTTCTGTAGGATTTTTTATCACCTACCATATTATATCGGTAACATCTGAAAAGATGGTTAAGGAAGCTGAAATAGCTGTTTTGCAAGGAATGTGGTCGGCTAACATCATCCTACTTCCCATTGGCATATACTTAATCTACAAAGCCAATTCGGATTCGCATTTATTCTCTTTTCCTAAATTTAGATTTTTGAAGAGAAGTTAA
- a CDS encoding DNA-3-methyladenine glycosylase I encodes MKKRCQWPSDIEMNYHDTEWGVPVSDDKKWFEYILLDSFQAGLSWKIILQKREGFRKAFYDFDVQMVAHMTDDDVARLKEDKSIIRNKLKIKATITNAQAFIRVQEEFGSFNTYIWQFTEGKTIHNQYKHLSEIPSSTPLSDIVSKDLKARGFKFVGSTICYAFMQASGIVNDHTIDCYRHQEIQEISFNN; translated from the coding sequence ATGAAAAAACGTTGCCAATGGCCTTCCGACATAGAGATGAACTACCACGATACGGAATGGGGTGTACCTGTTTCTGACGACAAAAAATGGTTTGAATACATACTTTTAGATAGTTTTCAGGCAGGACTAAGTTGGAAAATTATTCTTCAAAAACGAGAGGGCTTTAGAAAAGCTTTTTATGATTTTGATGTACAAATGGTTGCTCATATGACAGATGATGATGTGGCTAGACTCAAAGAAGACAAGAGCATTATCAGAAATAAACTAAAAATAAAAGCTACTATTACCAATGCTCAAGCCTTTATTAGAGTTCAAGAAGAATTCGGTTCATTTAACACATACATCTGGCAATTTACTGAGGGTAAAACAATACATAATCAGTATAAACATTTATCAGAAATTCCTAGCAGTACGCCATTATCCGATATTGTAAGTAAAGACTTAAAAGCCAGAGGTTTTAAGTTTGTAGGCAGCACCATTTGTTATGCTTTTATGCAAGCCTCAGGTATCGTTAATGACCACACCATTGATTGCTACAGACACCAAGAAATACAGGAAATAAGTTTCAATAATTAG
- a CDS encoding SAM-dependent methyltransferase, with protein MKKGKLILIPCTLGNSEVSSVLPPDNINEINSCNTFIVENLRSARRYLVKAGITTKIDDLHFHLLNKHTDQSDLHTMLNAALKGENIGLLSEAGCPGIADPGSDIVKLAHSNNIQVVPLVGPSSILLALMASGMNGQNFAFIGYLPKDKSERIKRIQFLENLSFRQNQTQIFIETPFRNNHMLEDLCKHCQSNTTICIATNLSTENEQIIRGKVKNIKSKNYDLNKKPSVFLIHKY; from the coding sequence TTGAAAAAAGGTAAACTAATATTAATTCCTTGCACACTTGGCAATAGTGAAGTGTCTTCTGTCTTGCCTCCAGACAATATCAATGAAATAAATAGCTGTAACACGTTTATCGTTGAAAATCTTAGGTCAGCACGTCGTTATCTGGTAAAAGCTGGTATTACGACCAAAATTGACGATTTACACTTTCATTTACTCAACAAGCATACTGACCAATCAGACTTGCATACAATGCTAAATGCAGCACTTAAAGGCGAAAATATTGGACTTCTTTCCGAGGCTGGTTGTCCAGGTATAGCAGACCCAGGTTCAGATATCGTAAAATTAGCACATTCTAATAATATTCAAGTGGTTCCATTGGTTGGCCCCTCATCTATCCTATTAGCCTTAATGGCATCTGGCATGAACGGGCAAAATTTTGCTTTTATTGGATATCTTCCTAAGGATAAATCTGAACGCATTAAACGCATACAATTTTTAGAGAATTTATCGTTTAGACAGAATCAGACTCAGATATTTATTGAAACGCCTTTTAGGAATAACCATATGCTTGAAGACTTATGTAAGCATTGTCAATCAAATACAACTATTTGTATTGCTACCAACTTAAGTACAGAAAATGAACAGATTATTAGAGGAAAAGTAAAAAATATAAAGTCAAAAAATTACGATTTAAATAAAAAACCTAGTGTTTTTTTAATCCACAAATACTAA
- a CDS encoding DUF2141 domain-containing protein, protein MKSKGLLYILVLLLLALFPNKKTVDLEVIVRNIIEKSGNIELAVFYNPRLFIKKNKALRNYSRKVKGDTLIFRINALSKGEYAISLYHDINSDKECNLTILGIPKEPYGFSNNVKPRFNKPKFKDCKFKLKENTSIDIKLIRY, encoded by the coding sequence ATGAAATCTAAAGGACTGCTTTATATCCTTGTATTGCTATTGTTAGCTCTTTTCCCCAATAAAAAAACAGTTGATTTAGAAGTAATCGTTCGTAATATTATTGAAAAGTCTGGCAACATTGAATTAGCTGTTTTTTATAACCCTAGATTATTTATAAAAAAGAATAAAGCTCTTAGAAATTACTCTAGAAAAGTAAAGGGCGACACCCTTATCTTTAGGATAAATGCTTTAAGTAAAGGAGAATATGCTATTTCACTTTACCACGATATAAATTCAGACAAGGAATGTAATCTAACTATTTTGGGTATTCCTAAAGAACCCTATGGTTTTTCTAATAATGTAAAACCACGGTTTAATAAACCTAAATTTAAAGACTGTAAGTTTAAACTTAAAGAAAATACATCAATTGATATTAAACTTATACGATATTAG